Part of the Antechinus flavipes isolate AdamAnt ecotype Samford, QLD, Australia chromosome 2, AdamAnt_v2, whole genome shotgun sequence genome is shown below.
CCCTGTTACTGGGCATTATCACTAAGAATATCAGAGAAGAGctttagagaaggaagaaataatttcatGCCAGGtgtgttaattcttttttttttggttttctttttatccttatttcCTTAAGTTGTCAGCCAATAGTCCTTTTTATTCCTGCAGTTTGGGAgcccataaatttaaaattttgaaataaatgttttcccCTAATATTCTCTTTCAGGAATGGAAAATGATGATAGTGCTGTTCAGTATGCAATTGGACGTTCAGATACAGTTGCTCCAGGCACAGGAATTGACCTGGAATTTGATGCAGATGTTCAGACCATGTCCCCAGAGGCTTCAGAATACGAAACTTGCTATGTCACATCTCATAAAGGACCATGCCGTGTGGCTACTTACAGTAGAGATGGACAGTTAATAGCTACTGGATCTGCTGATGCTTCAATAAAGATACTAGATACAGAAAGAATGTTAGCAAAAAGTGCTATGCCAATAGAGGTATGGTCATAATATTTTTACCAGATGGAGCCATACTTtaagacattttaaataatttttttttattttttggctaaAGTTCTgacttcatttataaaaggatCCTATCATAGTATATAAAGGATCCTCCCTTTACTAAAATAGACTGACACTTTCCCTACTGTTACTGAGATTACATAGCTTGAAcccagttttcctgacttctaaGTCCAATAAAAATAAGGCCATTCCTAAATAATTGTGTCATACTGCCTCACAGATAGGTTTTAAGATTGTATAACTtgtttaagtgtgtgtgtgtgtgtgtgtgtgtgtgtgtgtgtgtgtgtatacacacatatacatacacatatacattctgcttttctggatatgatttttttcccctttgcctcTAGGTGATGATGAATGAGACTGCCCAGCAGAATATGGAAAATCATCCTGTCATCAGAACTCTATATGATCATGTGGATGAAGTTACATGTCTAGCTTTCCACCCAACGGAGCAAATTCTAGCATCAGGTTCAAGGGACTATACTCTTAAGTTGTTTGATTATTCCAAACCATCTGCCAAAAGAGCCTTCAAATACATTCAGGTTGAAAAATGTTTGATACTTGTTTTGGgtgcatatatttaaatattaagtaCACTGATGACAGAGGCGTCCTTTTTCCCCCTCAAGTGATTAGATAATTAAAAGCCATCCACAGTGTCCAACCTTATATAGGTTCAGCAAAATAccacaaaaattcattttcatttcactttctcATATTGATAAGTACCATCattagtaattagccttaagaaaaaaaaatttttagaggcTGGAatcttagcattttaaaaatattatttctatccCCATCATCTCAACCCATCTTCTATGTACTATATAAACTTAACTATAAATTAGGTTCCTCGCTACAAAGAGACCAGAAAATTGGTTCATTTGAAACCACCAAACTCTTTCTGAAAGGTGACATCAGTCTATGACTAATCAGGAAATTAATTATAAGGGGCAAATAACATAATATTCACTTAGtaattcttttcaaaatgatCAATACTCTATTTAAATTTTGGGAAGTAATGGGACCAACTAAGGAAATGATTAGATTTGGAATATAtacttagagttggaagggatctagAAAGTTAGTCCAACTTCATTATTTTATGGTTAAGGAAACAAATTGAGAGGCGAAATAACTTGtcaaaaatcacacagctagtaagtgggaGTGTCAAGGTTTGAAGCTTATTCCACTTTCCACTGTCATAACATTGACTGTGTTGTACCAAAATACTTTCTATATCTACCAACCTAATTTTACTCAATTGGATAGTCCTTTGCCTACAGTAGTGCTTGGGAGAAATTGTTTAATGAGTTTCGTTCTAAAGCAACATATTTCCCATAATTAACATATTTGTGTGCCACCTAGTCACATAAGTCTAATGTTCTCTTTAATAGGAAGCTGAAATGTTACGTtcaatctcatttcatccttctgGAGACTTCATACTTGTTGGAACCCAACATCCAACCCTTCGGCTTTATGATATCAATACATTTCAATGTTTTGTGTCTTGCAACCCTCAAGATCAACACACTGATGCAATATGTTCGGTTAATTATAATCCTAGTGCCAACATGTATGTGACTGGTAGTAAAGATGGCTGCATCAAATTATGGGATGGTGTTTCAAATCGTTGTATTACTACTTTTGAGAAAGCACATGATGGTGCTGAAGTCTGCTCTGcaattttttccaaaaattcaAAATACATTCTTTCAAGTGGAAAGGACTCTGTAGCTAAATTATGGGAGATTTCAACAGGACGAACATTAGTCAGATATACAGGTATGTGAAAATACATAATATCACTATCTTATGTTTGTCATGTGTTTTAATGTTTCAAAATACTTTCATATTATTTTGCTTGAGCTACACAGCAACCCTGTGAGTTTCCTGATACAAGTATcatgtccattttattttttcaaactttttaacatttctttaaaatcttgcattccagattctattcctctctctctcactctcttccttccctccctaagATGCAGTTAAATTATAGGTTGTAcgtgtgcaatcatgtaaaacatttttatgatgattcaaataaaaggaaaaaagaaagtgaaaaacagtaTCCTTCAGTTTGTATTCAAATATCAGTTCTTTGGGAGCAGAtggtatgcttcatcattagttctttggcATTGTCTTGGATTCtattgctgaaaataactaagttattcacaattcttcatcaaacaatattgctattactgtataaaatgtttttctggttctgttcactttgtatcagttcttgTAAAGCTTCCtagctttttctgagatcatcctacTTGTTTCTTCTACACAATAAATATTCCCTTGCAATCATACATAaacagcttatttagccattcctccaACATTTGGACATTACTTCACTTCCCAGTTCTTAGCCATCACTGAATGATGAACTGTAATATTTTTTAacacataggttttttttttccccttcttttgggTATCTTTGGAGtttagacctagtagtggtattgctggatcaaagggtacagtTTTATAAGTTTTGGGGcttggttccaaattgctctccagaataattggatcaattcataattccaccagcAGTGTgttagtgtcccggttttcccacttctcctccagtgtccaacattttccttttctatcattttagccaattttatAGGTGTCAGGTGGCACCTcaaagttttaatttgcatttctctaatgatttagagcatttttcatggttatagataactttgatttttttgaaaactgcctgttcatatcttttgactgtcaattagggaatgacttataaatttgactcagttctctatatatttgcctttatcaaagagatttgtttttttaaaaagccccccattttctgcttttcttataatttagGTTACAATGATTTTGTTTTGTGCAAGGGGAGGGTggaatttaattttatgtaatcaaaattacttattttacattttgtaatgatttcttattttctttggtcctaaattcttctctTGTGTATACATCTGACATAGTGTTCCATGCTCTCTTAATTTCCTAATGGTGATATCCTTTATGTGTAaattatgtattcattttgaacttttcttggtatgtggtgtgagATGATGGTCAttccctaatttctgccatattgtttcccaattttcccattagTTTTTTCAAATAAGAGGTTTTTTTTCCACAAGTATAGAACTTTGGGTTTATCataatactagattactatggtcatttgctATATTGTAGTTTGGACCTAATCTAGTACCCTGATTCACCTTTCTTAGTATCAGATAAGTATCTGCTTTATAATGCAGTTTTGAGATCTGGTGGGGCTAGACCtcctccttttatattttttcctttagtaattcccttgatatccttgagcTTTGGTTCTTCCagcttaattttgttgttttttctagctgTAGTTTCATTAGTATtgcattgaataaataatttaggtaggactgtcatttttattatattggctcagcctatccatgagcaattaatattttttccaggtGTTGATCTATCTgtgtgaaaagtgctttatagttgtgttcatttagtttctgggtttgtcttggcaggtagactcccaaatatttttacatcttgCAACTTTGCgaaatttgttaaaaattttaaatagttttttagttgattctctaggattttctaagtacatcatcatagcatctgcaaagagtggtgGTTTTGCTTTCTTATTGCCAATTCCAattcctataatttctttttcttttattgctacaGCTAATTATctagtataatattaaataatagagatgataatgaGCACCCT
Proteins encoded:
- the CSTF1 gene encoding cleavage stimulation factor subunit 1; its protein translation is MYRTKVSLKDRQQLYKLIISQLLYDGYINIANGLINEIKPQSVCAPSEQLLHLIKLGMENDDSAVQYAIGRSDTVAPGTGIDLEFDADVQTMSPEASEYETCYVTSHKGPCRVATYSRDGQLIATGSADASIKILDTERMLAKSAMPIEVMMNETAQQNMENHPVIRTLYDHVDEVTCLAFHPTEQILASGSRDYTLKLFDYSKPSAKRAFKYIQEAEMLRSISFHPSGDFILVGTQHPTLRLYDINTFQCFVSCNPQDQHTDAICSVNYNPSANMYVTGSKDGCIKLWDGVSNRCITTFEKAHDGAEVCSAIFSKNSKYILSSGKDSVAKLWEISTGRTLVRYTGAGLSGRQVHRTQAVFNHTEDYVLLPDERTISLCCWDSRTAERRNLLSLGHNNIVRCIVHSPTNPGFMTCSDDFRARFWYRRSTTD